Proteins from one Gemmatimonadales bacterium genomic window:
- a CDS encoding alpha-N-acetylglucosaminidase, which produces MPTHCRHSPIAAALALLAAAGPLGAQARPAVDLAAARSLIARVVPGRAGDFTVAAIPDSAGLDVFEVRQDGRRVALRGSSGVAIASALNWYLQQVAGVDVDLPVAPVALPSPLPPVAHPMHVATHYHLRYFFNYCTFSYSMAWWKWDDWQRMIDWLALKGVNAPLAVTGEEGVWRQVLTDVGFSRSQIDDFLVGPAYLPWGWMANIDGLGGPLPDSWIDSHIALERQILARERSLGMTPVLQGFTGHVPESITSLYPKAVIRRTGDWSAGFSGTWFVDPLDSLFQRLATDYIRRQRELFGTDHLYAADPFNEINPPSNDSTFLASMGRAIYGGMASADSDAVWVLQGWFLVNSPTFWRDPQAEALLGAVPDDRMVVLDLWGEASPIWKTRHAFYGKPWIWNVLYNFGDKVNVGADLPHIAANLDSVLVSPARGKFEGIGMTMEGFGSNPIVEDFVVDQVWRDSVPDLTAWARDYVVRRYGAANASAWSAWQILLSTAFRSSRQTGDFLGERPQFYDRKKAYRTGPIPAYDRGLLLGALDSLLAAAPALGANDHYRYDVVNLTRQVLGESGLPLVDSVQAAFDRKDRPQLVAGEHRIESMLGDIDTLLATRPEFLLGRWVGAADAWGTTDAERRLYDWNARNIVTLWGSKCTEGENDDLNLYAFKEWSGMFSSYFLPRWTNFVAALNQSLDAGTPFDRAPFASASCQWELQWSHDTTGFASAPAGDAVATAQRLVTKWRSVLQ; this is translated from the coding sequence ATGCCCACCCACTGTCGCCATTCACCGATCGCAGCGGCCCTTGCCCTCCTCGCCGCCGCAGGACCGCTCGGGGCCCAGGCTCGGCCTGCGGTCGACCTCGCCGCCGCTCGATCACTGATTGCGCGAGTCGTCCCCGGGCGAGCTGGCGATTTCACCGTGGCGGCAATCCCCGACAGCGCCGGTCTTGACGTCTTCGAGGTACGGCAGGACGGGCGGCGCGTCGCGCTGCGGGGATCGTCCGGCGTCGCGATCGCGTCGGCGCTCAACTGGTACCTGCAGCAGGTCGCCGGAGTGGATGTCGACCTCCCCGTCGCCCCGGTGGCGCTGCCATCGCCGCTGCCGCCCGTCGCTCACCCGATGCACGTCGCTACGCACTATCACCTCCGGTACTTCTTCAACTACTGCACCTTCTCGTATTCGATGGCGTGGTGGAAGTGGGATGATTGGCAACGGATGATCGACTGGCTGGCGCTCAAGGGGGTGAATGCGCCGCTTGCCGTGACCGGAGAGGAAGGAGTCTGGCGGCAGGTGCTGACCGACGTGGGATTCTCCCGGTCGCAGATCGACGACTTCCTGGTCGGCCCCGCCTATCTCCCCTGGGGATGGATGGCGAACATCGACGGACTCGGCGGGCCGCTCCCGGATAGCTGGATCGACAGCCACATCGCGCTGGAGCGCCAGATTCTCGCGCGCGAACGTTCCCTCGGCATGACACCGGTCCTGCAGGGATTCACCGGACACGTTCCCGAGTCGATCACGTCGCTCTATCCGAAGGCGGTGATTCGCCGCACCGGTGACTGGTCGGCGGGATTCAGCGGGACGTGGTTTGTCGATCCGCTCGATTCACTCTTCCAGCGGCTCGCCACCGACTACATCCGTCGCCAGCGCGAACTCTTCGGCACCGATCATCTCTACGCCGCCGATCCGTTCAACGAGATCAATCCGCCGTCGAACGACTCGACCTTTCTCGCGTCGATGGGGCGCGCGATCTACGGCGGGATGGCGTCCGCGGACTCGGATGCGGTGTGGGTGCTCCAGGGATGGTTCCTCGTCAATTCGCCGACCTTCTGGCGCGATCCGCAGGCCGAGGCTCTCCTCGGCGCCGTACCCGATGACCGGATGGTCGTGCTCGATCTCTGGGGCGAGGCATCGCCGATCTGGAAGACGCGCCACGCCTTCTACGGCAAGCCGTGGATCTGGAACGTCCTCTACAACTTCGGCGACAAGGTCAATGTCGGCGCCGACCTGCCGCACATCGCGGCGAATCTCGACAGCGTCCTGGTCAGTCCGGCGCGGGGGAAGTTCGAAGGAATCGGCATGACGATGGAGGGATTCGGCAGCAATCCGATCGTCGAAGATTTCGTGGTGGATCAGGTATGGCGCGACAGCGTGCCCGATCTCACCGCCTGGGCGCGCGACTACGTCGTCCGTCGCTACGGCGCCGCCAACGCGTCTGCATGGAGTGCGTGGCAGATCCTCCTCAGCACCGCGTTCCGTTCCTCACGCCAGACTGGTGACTTTCTCGGCGAACGGCCGCAGTTCTACGACAGGAAGAAAGCGTACCGGACCGGCCCGATCCCGGCGTACGACCGCGGGCTGCTTCTCGGTGCGCTCGATTCGCTGCTCGCGGCCGCGCCGGCACTCGGCGCCAACGACCACTACCGCTACGATGTCGTCAATCTCACCCGGCAGGTGCTGGGAGAATCGGGATTGCCGCTGGTTGATTCGGTCCAGGCGGCGTTCGACCGCAAGGATCGCCCGCAGCTCGTCGCCGGCGAGCATCGCATCGAGAGCATGCTGGGCGACATCGACACCCTCCTCGCGACGCGGCCGGAATTTCTCCTCGGGCGCTGGGTCGGCGCTGCCGATGCGTGGGGAACGACTGACGCCGAGCGGCGGCTCTACGATTGGAACGCACGCAACATCGTCACGCTGTGGGGAAGCAAGTGTACCGAAGGGGAGAACGACGACCTCAACCTCTACGCCTTCAAGGAGTGGAGCGGGATGTTCTCGTCGTATTTCCTGCCGCGGTGGACGAACTTCGTTGCGGCCTTGAATCAGTCGCTCGATGCAGGCACGCCGTTCGACCGCGCACCGTTCGCGTCGGCATCATGTCAGTGGGAGCTGCAGTGGTCGCACGACACGACCGGATTCGCGAGCGCGCCGGCGGGAGATGCGGTGGCCACAGCACAACGGCTGGTGACGAAGTGGCGGAGCGTGCTGCAATGA
- a CDS encoding ribbon-helix-helix protein, CopG family, translated as MNERHLTVRLTAALERALNRRARAAGVPRSQLVREAMTAYLADAAPSAEPELTADELAARWSAIPRLSPADATRFADELADARNRVPPPRSWE; from the coding sequence ATGAACGAACGCCACCTGACTGTCCGCCTCACTGCCGCCCTCGAGCGCGCGCTGAACCGCCGCGCACGGGCAGCCGGCGTCCCTCGCTCCCAGCTGGTGCGGGAGGCGATGACCGCCTACCTCGCCGATGCGGCCCCTTCGGCCGAACCTGAGCTGACCGCGGACGAGCTCGCCGCCAGGTGGTCGGCGATTCCACGTCTGTCACCGGCCGACGCCACCCGCTTCGCCGATGAACTCGCCGATGCGCGCAACCGGGTGCCACCGCCACGTTCGTGGGAGTGA
- a CDS encoding type II toxin-antitoxin system VapC family toxin has translation MILDSSVLIGAERGTLDLDALLRSLGTEPVAIAAITAAELLHGCHRASDAAIRARRSAFVDALLDLLPAIPFGLAEARRHAQLWAETSRRGKPIGAYDMLIAATAMARGYAVATLNQREFARVAGLRLQPLDRYLR, from the coding sequence GTGATTCTCGATTCTTCGGTGCTGATTGGTGCCGAACGCGGCACCCTCGATTTGGACGCGCTGCTGCGATCACTCGGCACCGAGCCGGTGGCGATCGCCGCAATCACCGCGGCGGAACTGCTGCACGGCTGCCATCGGGCGAGCGATGCCGCAATCCGGGCGCGGCGCTCCGCCTTCGTCGATGCCCTCCTCGATCTCCTCCCCGCCATCCCTTTCGGTCTTGCCGAGGCGCGCCGCCACGCGCAGCTCTGGGCGGAGACATCCCGCCGAGGCAAGCCGATCGGTGCCTACGACATGCTGATTGCGGCGACCGCGATGGCGCGTGGCTATGCCGTCGCGACCCTCAATCAGCGCGAGTTTGCGCGGGTGGCGGGGCTGCGGCTGCAACCGCTCGATCGGTACCTGCGATGA